From Aegilops tauschii subsp. strangulata cultivar AL8/78 chromosome 5, Aet v6.0, whole genome shotgun sequence:
gctggatcggtgttcgagggacgtcatcgggctgaacgtgtgctgaactcggaggtgtcgtgcgttcgatacttgatcggtcggatcgtgaagacgtacgactacaccaaccgcgttgtgctaacgcttccgctttcggtctacgagggtacgtggacaacactctcccctcttgttgctatgcatcaccatgatcttgcgtgtgcgtaggaatttttttgaaattactacgttccccaacatcttcaagaggaagacggacgctaatagtagtgttactatctacaaagctcgaattgtcgcaaaaggttttcgacaagttcaaggtgttgattacgatgagattttctccctcatagcgatgcttaagtctgtccgaatcatgttagcaattgccacatttgatgaaatctggcaaatggatgtcaaaacagcattccttaatggatttcttaaaagaagagttgtatatgatacaacaagaaggttttgttaatcctaaaggtgctaacaaagtgtgcaacctccagtgatccatctatggactggtgcaagcatctcggagttgcaatatacgttttgataagttgatcaaagcatatagttttatacagacttgcggtgaagcctgtatttacaagaaagtgagtgggagcactacaacctttttgataagtatatgtaaatgacatattgtcgatcggaaatgatgtagaattttctggaaagcataaaagagtgtttcaaaggagtttttcaaagaaagacctcggtaaagctgcttacacattgagcatcaagatctatagagatagatcaagacgcttgataagatttttcaatgagtacataccttgacaagattttgaagtagttcaaaatgaaacagtcaaagatagagttcttgcctgtgttgcaaggtgtgaagttgagtaagactcaaaacccgaccacggcagaaaataaaaagagaatgaaagtcattccatatgcctcagccataagttctataaagtatgccatgctatgtaccagacctattgtataccctgtcctgtgtttggcaagggagtacaatagtgatctaggagtagatcactagacattggtcaaaattatccttaaaggactaaggaaatatttctcggttatgtaggtgataaagagttcgtcgtaaagagttacgtcgacgcaagctttgacaccgatctggatgactctgagtctcgatctggatacatattgaaagtgggagcatttagctaaagtagctccgtgcagagtattgtagacatagaaatttgcaaaatacatacggatctgaatattgcagacccgtagactaattttttttctctcacaggcaaaacatgatcataccttattactcttaggtgttaatcacatagcgatgtgaactagattattgactctagtaaaccgtttgagtgttggtcacatggcgatgtggactatgggtgttaatcacataaagatgtgaactattggtgttaaatcacatagcgatgtgaactagattattgactctagtgcaagtgggagactgaaggaaatatgccctagaggcaataataaagttattatttatttccttatttcatgataaatgtttattattcatgctagaattgtattaaccggaaacttagtacatgtgtgaatacatagacaaaacaaagtgtcactagtatgcctctacttgactagctcgttgatcaaagatggttaagtttcctagccattgacatgagttgtcatttgactaatgggatcacatcattagagaatgatgtgattgacttgacccattccgttagcttagcacttaaTCGTATTGtttgttgctactgctttcttcatgacttatacatgttcctcagactatgagattatgcaactcccgaataccggaggaacaccttgtgtgctatcaaatgtcacaacgtaactggctgattataaatatgctctacaagtgtctccgatggtgtttgttgagttttcatagatcgagattaggatttgtcactccatgtatcggagaggtatctctgggccctctcggtaatgcacatcactacaagccttgcaagcattgtgactaatgagttagttgcaggatgatgcattacagaacgagtaaagagacttgccggtaaggagattgaactaggtattgagataccgacgatcgaatctcgggcaagtaacataccaatgacaaaggaaacagcatatgttgttatgcggtttgaccgataaagatcttcgtagaatatgtgggagccaatatgagcatccaggttccgctattggttattgactcgggatgtgtctcggtcatgtctacatagttctcgaacccgtagggtccgcacgcttaacgtttgatgatgatttgtatttaagagttatgtgatttgatgaccgaagatagttcggagtcccggatgagatcatggacatgacgaggagtctcgaaatggtcgagacgtaaaaatcgatatattggaaggctatattcggacatcgaaaaggttccgagtgattcgggtatttttggagtaccggaagttacgggaattcgtattgggccttaatgcgccatacgggaaaggagagaaaggcctcaagggtggtagcaccccttccccatggactggtccgaattggactagggaaagggggcgcccccttccttccttctccttctcccttccccttttcctattccatgtgggaggtggaatcctactaggactagggagtcctagtaggactccacacttgggcgcgccctatgagggccggcctcctcctccctccatcctttatatatgtggccagggggcaccccatagacacataagttgatttcttagccgtgtgcggtgcccccctccgcagttacacacctcggtcatatcgtcgtagtgcttaggtgaagccctgcgtcggtaacttcatcatcaccgtcaccacgccatcgtgctgacgaaactctccctcggcctcaactggatcaagagtacgagggacatcatcgagttgaacgtgtgctgaactcggaggtgccgtgcgttcggtacttggatcggttgaatcgtgaagacgtacgactacatcaaccgcgttgtcataacacttccacttacggtctacgagggtacatggacaacactctcccgctcgttgctatgcatcaccatgatcttgcatgtgcgtaggaaatttttgaaattactgcgttctcCAACAGAACTGaccgtgtccaacggtcagatttcaaacacacgcggcagcttgacttgggctacaagtaaagctgactcatccagctctagATAAGATtcgctctcattgtcttcgctcaaagacataggatttggttgagcatcacttcagtcactctgactttgttcacttggaccccacttaacagtacggtggttcctatgactcaacaaagaagaaaaggaaactacgaaacagctatgtcttcgcactccatagtcttcacgtgaatgtcttctcgagtcataatcttcgttgtgaatatcttcataTACCACCATTGTTTTCagtgtcttcacacatttttaggggtcatctccggtaggtaaaccgaatcaatgagggactactacctgtgttatcctgcaattcacacaaacacattagtccctcaaccaggtttgtcgtcaatactccaaaaccaactaggggtggcactagatgcacttacaggttTGCTATATTCTATGGTCCAAATTTAATTTCGTGGTCTGCAAAGAAACAGTCAACAGTCTCGAGGTCAAGTACAGAGGCAGAATATAAAGCTTTGGCAAATGCAACGGCTGAAGTTATTTGGATTCAGTCTATGTTAAAAGAACTCAATATTCCAGAAGCGCACCCTCCTTGCTTATGGTGTGATAATCTTGGTGCAACTTATCTCACTGCTAACCCAGTTTTTCATGCCAGGCCAAAGCATATTGagatagattttcactttgtcaGAGAACGAGTTGCAAACAAGCAATTGGATGTTCGGTTCATTCCTTCAAAGGATCAGCTTGCAGATGGGTTTACAAATGCCTTACCCGCAAAAGGCTTTGAAGAGTTTCGTCGTAATCTCAACTTGGTGCAGTTGTGATTAAGGGGGAGTGTTAGAAATATTGTAACAAAATAGATAGAGATAGCCTTGTGCTACACGTTTGTAATCTttcatctttatctttctatctctacttctctcaTTGTAATCTATCTCCACGGTTGGAGATCTCCCTCAACCGCACCATGTACATGACCGCGAGATCCTTCTCGCCCAATCAATATATAACTGTGGGCTCCCATGTTACGGGAGTTGAGACGCTTCATTAATTCTTTCACTACGCCGAGGTCTGTTGACTACGTCTAGACGGGCGAATTTGAGGAGGATCAAAGTTTGGAAAACAAACTCGAAGAAGAAGCGCCGCCATGCGCTCGAGCCCGCATCTACAAGGACTAAAAATGCTAACCTAAACTACTAATCAGAACGAAGGCACCCGAATTCCCCTCCCTCCACCGACCGCCGGAACGGCGGGCAGAGAGGAGGCGAATCCGTGGGCTCATCGGTGAAACCTAGAGGAGAGAGTTTGGCTTAGACGCCTAAGGTTATGGGAGAAAAACGAGACGAAGTCTTTGGCCACGTCGTGATCGTCTCACACACAAGTTGCATGATAATAATACATATCTGTGCTGGTGGTTAGGCATCGTGCTAAGTGCTAACAGGCAAAGCAGTTTCTAAAAGATTCTTGTTTTAACATTTTCAAAATGGCTAGTTCTTGTAGCAATTTTCAGAACTTGCAAATTCgccaaaaaagaaaagaagaaataaaTCATCGTTGTTTATGACGCGCCGGCCCAGCCGGCTCAAGCCGAAGGTAAGCTGGGGTTGAGCCTTGTTCTCCGGCTCACCGCAGCTCGGCTCTAGGAACGGCAAGCTCGGACCAAGTCCGGCTCACCTCGGCTTGTGTCAATCCTAGATGTACGTAGGCGACATAGGATAGAATGACCTATCACGGTATGCCCATTTTACTAACTATAGATAATACCCGCACGTTGTTGCGCGGATATTTTGCAATATATTTCATTGATATTTGATTATATGGAAGATAAACATTCAGAGTAATAATATGAAATTAAAACTGCAAATACATATGTTTTATTGTGTTAGATTAATTATAGTCTTAAAATAGGTATTAGATATCTCATGCATGTTTGCATGTTGAGATGAACatttttatatgcatgattgcaTGTTGTGCCTTTTGTCATGCATGTTGCTTGATGAGGTGGCATGAttgcatgttgagagaaataGATTAATGCGGGCTAGCTATTTAGATATAACTAATAATTAATAACTAACTAAATGATACCTCGCACATTGTTGCAGGAATATTTTGCAATATATTTCATTGATATTTGATTGTATGCAAGATAAACATTCAGAGAAATAATATGAAACTTAAAACGCAAATAGATATGTTTATTGTGTTAGATTAATTATAGTCTTAGAATAGGTATTAGATATCTCATGCATGTTTGCATGTTGAgatgaacatttttatgcatgattgcATGTTGTGATGGGCCTTTTGTCGTGCATGTTGTTTGATGAGGTGGCatgcttgcatgttgagagaaataGGTTAGTGGGGGCTAATTATTTATATATAGAAGTTGTTTCGGTGCACTGATCGTATGTGGctttagcacgacgacttcccaactgtctactacaacaaggtttgcccggctccgaTGAGGGGCGAAGACGGCGGCACGCCTAGATGTGTTTTTACTTCTGGTGTTCTTTATACTACCTTAACCACTGTTTGaactaaccggatgaaattcacgcaaacaccacggatttcatataaactaaaagaaattcattacatttcagACTTTTTTCATATAAACCGGAGGAAAATCATTACATTTTTCATATAAACCGGACTAAACCCTACTCTAAACATAATCTAAATGACCACCAGCGCCCGTCCCCATGTTCGGCCATGAGCCCCGAGAACTGAAGCTCCGACTATTGCCTTTGCTTTCTTCGGTTTCGCCTCGGCGCTCTCCGGCTCTCCTTCCGTAACGTCGCCGCCAAGCGGCTAATCAGCCGACGATGTTCAACCCATCAAGCTTGGCTTCAATGGGAGGGGAAGAGCGGTGGCCTTCTTGGGACCCCGAGCGGCGGCAAACTACCATGTagtactcttcctcgctgccggcggCTCCCGCGGACGTgtgccggcttcgtggtcgtgccGGCAGGGCACGGCCGGGGCGGAGCTGGCGATGTCCTCCTCGTTGTCGCTCTTGCCCCACACCTCATCCGCCGCCTGGTTGAACTTTCTCGAGAACCTCGCCCCCTagtttttggtgggccagggAAGTCAGACGCGGCCGTGGAAGTGGTCCGGACACCCACAAAATCCCACTAGTTTGTCTTCGGTTTACGGAAAAAAATGTGTCCGAAACGCTGAGCGGACCGATACAAGCCCACCTTGGATGGCACAACACGGGCACACCACCTGGTCTGGACGTATGTGGGAGGTTTAAGGGTccgcgttggagatgcccttaagCTGCCATATATCCAAAGATGCATCCCACAATGTTGATCACAATTCCAAAttaattttcttttcaagttATTATTTTCAAACTCTCCAGATATACGTCTGCCATGCGTGCATATATAATTCCAGCCGGACCGCGTAGTCCAGCAATCGTACGTGCATGGTTTGCTACCTCTGGTCTTTCTCCTCCTGAACTCTAGATCTGCCGGCGCGCTAACGAACAGCTCATCGGCATGACGACGTCGACGGCCTGCTCCATCGCCGTGCTCATGGCCACCGTCATCCTGGTGGCGGCCGCGACCCTCTCCGCCGCTGCCGGCCGGTGCAACGTCCGGAAGGATCTCGTCATATGGCAGAGCCTCGGCGAGCCTCAGAGGGACCTCTCGGCGAGGTACAGGGTGGAGGTGGTGAACCAGTGCAGCGGTGGCGACGAGCGCACCGGCAGGCCCTGCTCCATGTCGAAGATCCACCTGCGGTGCGGCAACTTCCGCTCCCTCGTCCCGGTCGACCCCAAGCTGCTCCGGTGCATCGGCTCCGGCGTC
This genomic window contains:
- the LOC109780967 gene encoding TPD1 protein homolog 1A-like → MTTSTACSIAVLMATVILVAAATLSAAAGRCNVRKDLVIWQSLGEPQRDLSARYRVEVVNQCSGGDERTGRPCSMSKIHLRCGNFRSLVPVDPKLLRCIGSGVCLLNNGHSIPQNGNVSFVYANYRRNNLYVRSARCN